In the genome of Gemmatimonadota bacterium, one region contains:
- a CDS encoding ABC transporter ATP-binding protein, whose protein sequence is MQDLLLDVSHLSAVIPTDDGPVRAVRDVSFRIRRGRTLGVVGESGCGKSMMGLSLMRLVPKPGYVEGKIIYHERENGATVHIHELEPGGDAMRRIRGRRISMIFQEPMTALNPVYTVGNQIGEALRLHHGMDRKAARARAVEALSEVGIPGPLQRVDEYPHELSGGMRQRAMIAMALSCGPELLIADEPTTALDVTIQAQILELLKELKDNLNMAIVMITHDLGVIADMADEIMIMYAGQIVEYGSPERIFYQPAHPYTRALLESAPRINRDKASQLSTIPGTVPSPLNLPEGCAFAPRCRFATEQCASDPPVEEVEIGHQARCWHLDRVALDR, encoded by the coding sequence ATGCAAGACCTTCTCCTTGATGTTTCACACCTATCAGCCGTGATCCCCACAGACGACGGTCCCGTCCGGGCCGTACGGGACGTCTCGTTCCGGATCAGGCGCGGCAGAACCCTTGGCGTGGTGGGTGAAAGCGGGTGCGGAAAGAGCATGATGGGCCTCTCCCTCATGCGGCTGGTTCCTAAACCGGGGTACGTGGAAGGAAAGATCATTTACCATGAAAGGGAAAACGGGGCGACCGTCCACATACACGAACTCGAGCCGGGGGGCGATGCCATGCGCCGGATCCGGGGCCGCAGGATCTCCATGATCTTCCAGGAGCCCATGACCGCCCTCAACCCCGTATACACCGTGGGTAATCAGATCGGCGAGGCGCTGCGCCTTCACCACGGCATGGACCGGAAGGCCGCCCGGGCCCGCGCGGTGGAGGCCCTGTCCGAAGTCGGTATTCCTGGCCCCCTGCAACGGGTGGACGAGTATCCCCACGAGCTATCCGGTGGCATGCGGCAGCGCGCCATGATCGCCATGGCCCTGTCGTGCGGCCCCGAACTCCTGATCGCCGACGAGCCCACCACGGCGCTGGATGTGACCATACAGGCGCAGATCCTAGAACTGCTCAAAGAGCTGAAAGACAACCTGAACATGGCCATCGTGATGATCACCCACGACCTGGGCGTCATCGCAGACATGGCCGACGAAATCATGATCATGTACGCGGGGCAGATCGTCGAATACGGATCACCGGAGCGGATTTTCTACCAGCCCGCCCATCCGTACACCCGGGCGCTGCTGGAATCGGCGCCGCGGATCAACCGGGATAAGGCTTCGCAACTGTCCACGATCCCGGGCACGGTTCCGTCTCCGCTCAACCTGCCGGAAGGATGCGCTTTCGCGCCTCGGTGCCGTTTCGCGACGGAGCAGTGCGCCTCTGATCCACCGGTTGAGGAAGTCGAGATTGGACACCAGGCCCGGTGCTGGCACCTCGACCGTGTCGCATTGGACCGTTAG